The sequence TTTCCTTCTTCCACCGACATCGGAATTATTTTAATTACTACATCGTAACAGAAAGTATGATATACAGATTGCTGTTACAGTTTTGTTCATATTTTCATAAAATATGTGAAAATATAAACATACAACTGGTGTTCTGCTACAGTTtttgtgcttttttttttttttttttttttttattttattatagaaTTCCAATCCCTGTAGATGGGATTGATCATGCGCAACAGAACTAGTCCAACACGAATTCCTCAAGCCAAATAAgaacctcatttatcttcattcacAATTCACACAACACACAGTTACAACTTATAATGGTTAGATATTGTTTCACTGTGGAAAattcaaggtttttttttttttttttttttgcctttatAAAAAATGCTTACCATCATAAAAAGATTTGTTTTGTCAGGATCATAGTAGCAAGCTAGTAAACATCCGTCTTTAGGCTTAAGACCTTCAGAAAGAATACTAGCCCTTAGCAAATTCTCTTTTTCACGAACGATATCTTCTGTAGGTTTGCCACCGAACTCTAATACAGCTGCGAACCCTTCTTGAAAGCTCCTCCTCGAAGTAATGTTTTTTCTGTTCATTGAATCTTGTAAACTgggaaatattaaaaaaataattacAAAATAACTAGTAAGTCCTATTCACTGTGTATAATGAGTAGTTGATTCAAATAATGAAAACTGACCCATTTAAGTTTCTTTTTGATGAATGAACTATCTGGATGGATATTCTGAAATTTCCAGGATCAAATGATTGAGTGAAAACTGGAATTGTCATAGGTATTTTTTCCTTCCTCAAGTGCTCCCCATATATATACCTGCAAAAAGTGTATAATTTGTGTATTTTAATGTTGTTAAAGATAGGTTTCCTTAACCTAATGTTGCAGTTTTCCAGGAAAAACATTgattagaaaaaaaaataaaatataaaaaaactaACCCAGCTTCATTGTTATATCCTGTTGATCCAGCAAGTTTGTTGTTTTGTGTTTCGACGACTATGAATGGGCTGTAGTTGCGTACCTCGTATGCTGTGGTTCTTTTCAGAGTTTGATATTCGGGTGTTACTAACTCTGGAGTCTTGTAGCTACACATCTGATATAATTAAGCAGCAGACTAAATATTTGAACGTATTACTCTATTATGATACAGTAAAAATGCTTAATTTTAGATACTTGTTTCATTATATCCACGAGACTTTCAAAGGAAAGGTAGTCATTGTTCTTTACAGAATCCCAATAATCCTGTGAAGTTGATGATTATAAGGTCAGTTAGATCGTTAAATATTTATTGCAAAATAATGGGACGTTTGAGACTAAGGATGGAAACAGAGTGTACCATGTGACTGCAAAACTTTCCATTTTCTGGATTGATGCCCAATACAGAAGTACCTGTAACCACCAACAATGGCTTCCATGGTAGACCATAGTATCTCATTTCCGTAGTCCACCTTGCAGTAATTTCATAATCTCCTGTCTACTCAGAAGCAAGAGAACTTAGATTTTGCCTTTTTCAAAATATTTTATTACATTATGACCCAAAACAATGTTATATTTGCAAAAATGCTTTTGCAATAGACATTTTGCGTGTGGCATTTGCGATTTGCGAATGTCCTGAATTTCTCGGTCGTGTTTTCTTTCGGTCACGACCGAGAAATCCGGCCAATTTGCATGTCGATGAAAAAAATTTGAGATTTGTGTATCTCATTTGCTACTTGCAAATGAGAATTGTGATAagtttcttgtaaactttgaaaagtcGTATATTTTTTCTCGTTGACTATTGACATTTATACATACCTTTGACAAGTCATAACTTGCaaatgaaattttaatttttaagTCATTAAAGTTTCCATCAATATTGACTAAAACTAAATGAAACCCTTCAATCATTTTGAGTATATTACACATTTATACATAAATCGTAATATTAGTcagattttaaaattaaatttggcTTTAATACAAATAAACAGATCTCTAAAAAATACAcgctttgaaataaaaggtgaaTAAATCCGAattacgaattaaaagatatgacctTGCATAGTTTACAGGTCGCAATCATATTCTTGATCACCATTCCTAAAAGGCATTTGCGATTTGCGAATAGGCATAGACAAATCACAAATACCATACGCAAATCGTAAAAGAAAATTTGCATCTGGCCAGGGCATTTTCGGAAGAAGGAAAAAACTTCTTTTTTTAGCAAAATGTTAAAAACTTTTAAAAAGGGTTTTTTAGTTAGTATCCTTTTAAAAAAGTACCTGTTTAATCCAATGAATCTGTAGATTAGCAGAGAAGAGCAGCTTCAACAATGAAATGTAAAACAAATATCCGTTTATATTGTCATGTTTGGTAATCGGATCCTGAAATTTGATATCTTTCTCATACGCGGTCCAATCAAGTCCATGATCATCAAAGACATGTGGAAGGTCCTCATACAAAAAATCCACCAACCGTTGAACATCAACTTCTGATTTTTTGAAGCTTTGCTCAACTTTTGATGATTTCAAGCTATGTTTTACTACTAAATTTTGTCTAATTTGAGTAGTATTATCATCTGGTATAATTCTATTCTGCAGTGGTGGTTTAAGTCTTTGTTGACCGGAAATTGGCTGAAGTATGTGGTTTGTGAAATGTGTAACAGCCATTTGTGTGTGTATATTGTACAGTAATGAATATCAGCAAGACACACAAAATGATTTCTTCCATTTTTGTAGCAGGAGGTTTGCTATTATTGAAAGTAAGAAGAAACGTATATAATTGTATAAGATGATACATCTTGGATCAACAAATTTGGCTTGAAGGGTAGTGTATACTAATGCCTAACCTGTACGTGTGGACATAATTTGTATAATATGATGCGTCTTAGACCAGGACATTACTACATTTGTCCAAATCCCTTTTTTAAGTTACTAATGCACGTAACCTGCCATTAACGTAGTCAAATGAAGATAGATGATCTGAATTCTCTAAtagtgtaataatttttttttttcagaaaGACAAGCATTTAGAATCAATGACGGGAATAATCCCATCCACCCGATCAATTTGCAAGCACACACGCGTTTTCGAGCGGAAACCTGAACTGCATTACAGAGACCCGATCCTTAAACAATCCAGAGGGGCAGGCGGAGCGGGCCGAAATTCTggaatacgggtcggtaaaacctacCTAGGCAGGGGCGGAGCATTGTGTAGACAGGGCGGGGCATCCGCCTCAGCtggatttagaaaaaaaaaattacaataaaaaataaggttttttttagtgtttgccccagctataatgaaaaatttaataaatttttgcaCCCGCCCCATCTGTGGCCGGGTTCAAGTTCCGGCACTGTACCTAGGGTCACTCCATAAATCGGGTAAATACCCTGGAATGTTTTAAAGGAGGGGACTTGAACTTGAGACCTCTCACCCAGATCCAACACACAAGGTGTTGGTTGTACTACTAGGCCACAAGGGCGAGTACCTAATAGTATTTGTATTagtataatatttaaaattatataatcCTATATAATTGAGTAATAAtgattatataatttaaaatatccaATATGACTATATGGTATAACTATAAATAAATACATAGAAATTTAGATACAACGCAAGGTTAATAGTCCTCCTCGGGTGATCCtagctgtaaaaaaaaaaaaaaaaaaaaaaaaaaaaaaaaaaaaaaaaaaccacttgACGGAGTGAAAACTTTGACCCATTTAGTTGTAGATGAGCCCTTTTAGATTGCGTTTCAGGGCAACCAGATAAAATCAAGAAATTTAACGAAAACAAAAACAATATGAATGGTTCAAAAGTGACCCAAAGTCTACATTCAATGCATACAATCTTCCAATATCTGAAAATGATTGGTTCCAACATGAACATGAAATGACCCATTACACCAcctcctccccccccccccccccccccccccccacccccccccccccccccaacacaCACACACTCTTGCAATGTATGATGACATTTCGTCAGCCTCAAAAGCATTAAGCCAAGACGTTAGAGAAAGAACCATATTACATATTAAAAATTTTGGCAATCAAAGGTCAATATTAGTCATATACGCTTTCATCATGTGACTCAATAACAACTGGCCACTGAGAGTGCCAATGGTCCTTTGATGCAAACCCTCAAAACTTCACCACTAGCCTCAATTACACTACACCTTTCCATTCATATTTAAAAATACATTAATCGCTTGTTTATCATACCCGTTATCGCCAAACCATGTATCAAAGCATTTCCAGTAGCAGTCTCCCTTTAAGGCAACGTGTCAAACACTTTTATGGCTTTTATAAAGTCGCCAAATTTAGCATACATATCAACTAGTGCAGCTCAAATAATAATTGCTCTATTCATCTTCTTTCTTACAGTAAACTCGTGAACCCGGTTACCCAAATCCAGTGCTCCCACTATCATTTTCAAGTATTGCTACTGCTTGTAATCGCTGAAACAAATTTAATGTGTCTTTTGGCGGTTTATTCTGGCTGTAAATCATTCCATGATACATCTTCATGGCTACAATAACCGTCAACCATAATAGTCCACGACACATATCCTATCTGGACATGCACATCAATCATTGCATACAAAATTGTATCCTTCTCAAGCATCTGATCAGAAAACACCCTCGCCTTATCAATCCTCCCGCATGTCCAAATTATGTCGAATCATTCTTTAAAAACATGATCATGCACTTGGTGGCCTCCTAAGACCCAACACATCAAACTATTTGTACACATTTCCCCAATGTTAGAAACGTATACTCAGGTTTAAAGCCATCATTTCTTCTTTAATCCTTACAAGACTTTAAGCATCCCTCGTATTAATGAATACTCATATAAGTTCTCAACATTGTGTTGCTAATAAAAGTATCGTCTTTCTCAGGCATATTATCGAACAGTTGGCGTGCATGGAGAATTCACCGATTGAAACATCAAATGAGGTGGGAATCGTTGAACGGATACGATAAAAATGAGGTGGAGAATTACACCGCTTGAAACATCGAATCAAATTAACAAAAAAAAGGAAGGAAAAAAAACACTAAAATGCCTCGTCACTAACAATACAAAACGACATGCTCAATTTCATTTTGTTAAGTGTAGTAGTAAATCCAAAAAAAGTATTTACATAAATCCACTCACGTTATGCATTGTTTATTTGTTTAATCAACAGAGTGAGTGAATTTATCGAAATTTATGTTGTATTTATCACTACCCTTTTATTAACGAAACGATCACCTTcggctaaataataataataataataataataataataataataataataataataataataataataataataataataattataatcaacaataataaaaataataatatacacaataataataataataataataataataataataataataataataatacgaatactaataataataataataataatacaaataataataataaaaataaaaacttataataatactaataataatactaataataattttaataataataatactaataataatactaataataataataataataataataataataataatactacgaatactaataataataataataataataataataataataataataataaaaataaaaacttataataatactaataataatactaataataattttaataataataatactaataataatactaagaatactaataataataataataataataataataataataataataataataataataataataataataataataataataataataatattaataataataataataataacaataataataataataatagtaattgtattaataataataatattgatattaataataataataataataataataataataataataataataataataataataataatagtaataatatattaataatactaataatacaaattaactaacaatattaataataatactattaataataataataaataaataataataataataataataatactaataataataataataataataataataataatacaaataatagtaaaaataataataataataataataataataataataataataataataataataataataataataataataataattattattattaatttaaattataattaatattattattatactactactaattctaataataataataataaaaaaataataataataataataataataatagtaatagtaataattgaaatattaAAAAgaataactgataatgctaaaaacgaacatatatttcatagcattattcctcaagaaagacaagcttttagttgcaattgttctatttaaaagtgatattcgtttaaataataaaaggtgaagacaaaagacagattcgacgaattgaagacgcaaacgaccaaaaagctcaaaagtacaaaatacaatcaatgaggttccaattattaataagaaacgtctcaaattacaagagtacaagattcaaaacgcaaagtacaagatattaaattgtacgcaaggacgttcgaaaatcctgaaccgggaccagagtcaactttcaacgctcgacgcaacggactaaaaattacaagtcaactatgcatatgaatataatataatatataattaattcttaaaattaatatatatattatattatatttataaaacgtcggcacaaggaaacaagcaacatgtgagctctcccagctggccatgcgatcgcatggccaggaagaagaaagtccatgtgatcgcatggcatgaaaagtcaggccacatctcctataaattcgcagtttggtgaacgcaaaaatatatatccatcaatctctctatctatatacgtaatatttatatttataatttatattttaattttaattttaattataattctaataataagggtatgttagcgaatgttgtaagggtgtaagtcgaaattctgtccgtgtaacgctacgctatttttaatcattgtaagttatgttcaacctttttaatttaatgtctcgtagctaagttattattatgcttatttaatccgaagtaatcatgatgttgggctaattattaaaattgggtaattgggctttgtaccataattggagtttggacaaaagaacgacacttgtagaaattagactatgggctattaatgggctttatatttgtttaactaaatgatagtttgttaatgttaatataaatatttacaattgggcgtccctataaattaccatatacactcgatcggacacgatgggcggggtacttatatgtacgaataatcgttcatttaaccggacacgg comes from Rutidosis leptorrhynchoides isolate AG116_Rl617_1_P2 chromosome 4, CSIRO_AGI_Rlap_v1, whole genome shotgun sequence and encodes:
- the LOC139904238 gene encoding uncharacterized protein isoform X5, whose amino-acid sequence is MAVTHFTNHILQPISGQQRLKPPLQNRIIPDDNTTQIRQNLVVKHSLKSSKVEQSFKKSEVDVQRLVDFLYEDLPHVFDDHGLDWTAYEKDIKFQDPITKHDNINGYLFYISLLKLLFSANLQIHWIKQTGDYEITARWTTEMRYYGLPWKPLLVVTGTSVLGINPENGKFCSHMMCSYKTPELVTPEYQTLKRTTAYEVRNYSPFIVVETQNNKLAGSTGYNNEAGYIYGEHLRKEKIPMTIPVFTQSFDPGNFRISIQIVHSSKRNLNGLQDSMNRKNITSRRSFQEGFAAVLEFGGKPTEDIVREKENLLRASILSEGLKPKDGCLLACYYDPDKTNLFMMINEVLIWLEEFVLD
- the LOC139904238 gene encoding uncharacterized protein isoform X2, with the translated sequence MAVTHFTNHILQPISGQQRLKPPLQNRIIPDDNTTQIRQNLVVKHSLKSSKVEQSFKKSEVDVQRLVDFLYEDLPHVFDDHGLDWTAYEKDIKFQDPITKHDNINGYLFYISLLKLLFSANLQIHWIKQTGDYEITARWTTEMRYYGLPWKPLLVVTGTSVLGINPENGKFCSHMDYWDSVKNNDYLSFESLVDIMKQMCSYKTPELVTPEYQTLKRTTAYEVRNYSPFIVVETQNNKLAGSTGYNNEAGYIYGEHLRKEKIPMTIPVFTQSFDPGNFRISIQIVHSSKRNLNGLQDSMNRKNITSRRSFQEGFAAVLEFGGKPTEDIVREKENLLRASILSEGLKPKDGCLLACYYDPDKTNLFMMESYNGKITSYYY
- the LOC139904238 gene encoding uncharacterized protein isoform X1 — encoded protein: MAVTHFTNHILQPISGQQRLKPPLQNRIIPDDNTTQIRQNLVVKHSLKSSKVEQSFKKSEVDVQRLVDFLYEDLPHVFDDHGLDWTAYEKDIKFQDPITKHDNINGYLFYISLLKLLFSANLQIHWIKQTGDYEITARWTTEMRYYGLPWKPLLVVTGTSVLGINPENGKFCSHMDYWDSVKNNDYLSFESLVDIMKQMCSYKTPELVTPEYQTLKRTTAYEVRNYSPFIVVETQNNKLAGSTGYNNEAGYIYGEHLRKEKIPMTIPVFTQSFDPGNFRISIQIVHSSKRNLNGLQDSMNRKNITSRRSFQEGFAAVLEFGGKPTEDIVREKENLLRASILSEGLKPKDGCLLACYYDPDKTNLFMMINEVLIWLEEFVLD
- the LOC139904238 gene encoding uncharacterized protein isoform X3 gives rise to the protein MAVTHFTNHILQPISGQQRLKPPLQNRIIPDDNTTQIRQNLVVKHSLKSSKVEQSFKKSEVDVQRLVDFLYEDLPHVFDDHGLDWTAYEKDIKFQDPITKHDNINGYLFYISLLKLLFSANLQIHWIKQTGDYEITARWTTEMRYYGLPWKPLLVVTGTSVLGINPENGKFCSHMDYWDSVKNNDYLSFESLVDIMKQMCSYKTPELVTPEYQTLKRTTAYEVRNYSPFIVVETQNNKLAGSTGYNNEAGYIYGEHLRKEKIPMTIPVFTQSFDPGNFRISIQIVHSSKRNLNGLQDSMNRKNITSRRSFQEGFAAVLEFGGKPTEDIVREKENLLRASILSEGLKPKDGCLLACYYDPDKTNLFMMQSYNEKITPYY
- the LOC139904238 gene encoding uncharacterized protein isoform X4, with translation MAVTHFTNHILQPISGQQRLKPPLQNRIIPDDNTTQIRQNLVVKHSLKSSKVEQSFKKSEVDVQRLVDFLYEDLPHVFDDHGLDWTAYEKDIKFQDPITKHDNINGYLFYISLLKLLFSANLQIHWIKQTGDYEITARWTTEMRYYGLPWKPLLVVTGTSVLGINPENGKFCSHMDYWDSVKNNDYLSFESLVDIMKQMCSYKTPELVTPEYQTLKRTTAYEVRNYSPFIVVETQNNKLAGSTGYNNEAGYIYGEHLRKEKIPMTIPVFTQSFDPGNFRISIQIVHSSKRNLNGLQDSMNRKNITSRRSFQEGFAAVLEFGGKPTEDIVREKENLLRASILSEGLKPKDGCLLACYYDPDKTNLFMMLLKKH